The sequence GGACCAAGATTTAGTTCCATACTAATTCAACGGTTTGATTCTTTGGCTTCTTTCTAACGAAGGGGTAGTAGTACAGAAATGATTATTATGTGTCGCGATTGTTTAAGAAAATTGATCTAAATAGATAAAATCAAAAAGTAGATAAATCAGCACTGAGGAATATCTGATGAACTTTTGGAAGATAGACTTTCATTTATCAGGAGTTCCACTTCTTCACTTACCAAGATAAATCTTTATAATCAAAAATGATTATTGTTAAcctttttattgtgattttataaaatatattgggggaaaataaaataaatttacattaactTCAAGgatattttgtatgtattaatCTTCTACCTACATTTCTTTATCTGAACTAAGGTAGCCATCGTAATGATTTGGAAgtcttttgtatttttcttttacttcaagaGGAAGTAGAAAAAACTCTCTGGACTTCTGGAAAATGGCGGAAAACTAGAAAACAGAAAAGATATATACAACTACATGTTGTTCTGTCGTTTTTTGTAAACTTCCTATCTCAATCTTAACAAAATGAAAGTTGGAGAAAAACAAGTAATCAAAAGAGCACGACATACTTGTTCTTGTGATATCCCATGGTTTACAAGGTAAACAAAACCAATTTGTGAGAAAGCTTGGTGGATTTCTGACGCCACTTTACGGAATGCTTCATTACTCGGCTGACCAGATTGTTTCAACcctgtaaaaaaacaatatgtttaattacaacaacTGGGTCGGTGTGAACGCATTTTTGAAGTTAGAGAAGCAAAATTATACTTGTTACAAGATAGTGttacttttatcatatatttaacaCAACATTCTTTGCTTAGGCACTTATCGATTTAAGGAGTAAAAGAGCGAATAAAATTATTCCAATAAAGATATATTTCCAATGCCCATTAACGCAGACATATTTCGCTCAATACGGAACTCATCAGTACAGCTGGGACACAAGAAAAGCAGTATTGGTTATATGAACCGATTTGGTGATATATGTAAACTCATGTTGACGAATGAGAGAGTAAATGGCCATAACTTCTGGGGTTTGTACTCACTGAAAATAAACCCAGAGTAGTTCAAGAGCTAGTGGTGGGTGGCATTTACAGTTGTTttcctctagtatattacttcaaatttAGAATTTCTAGAGCATATAGGACTCAAGTAACTTTTCgttaaattaaacaaacgaagaatagtcatttataaaatatcttccagcgcatttgtatgttttatgtaatCCATACTTTTAAACTGCTGTACTCAACGTTCAAATATTGCCGCGTCTAGATACACTTTTTAATTCTCGCAAAACTACCCGAGGACTGTCTGGATTAGTCGTCCTTActttagaagtgaaagacaagagggaagacaactagtcaagaCCACCTACTGCAAACTcttggctacccttttaccaacaaatggtgggattgagaGTGGCTTAATGACACTAACACGAGTGAACGggtgaatttttgttgttgagtATCGAACCCCCGACCACCTGACCATCACGTTTCCCGCACAGAGATATGTACGAAGTTAGTACTTTTCACCAAATCATTCAAAGACCCGAGTACTTTACGAAACAGTATTATATAGATGACAAATCTGATTTCGATTTACAATTAGTAAGCCTACCAATTACCATTCATATATTAGTTAAATTAGTGAAAAATGTGTTATAGTGTATTTGACAGACAATGTGAAAATAATAGTTGTTTAACTTTGTATTACATCGGTCCTGTAAATTATGTCTTGGCTAGTCTACAATAACATGCTCGAAGTTGACTAAACATCAagtttaaaatctttataaactTGATATACAGAGTTTGACTTTCCATAGTGAGTACAGAACAGATAACCAAATGAGTAGCTGTAGTTTTGACgataaaattatagaataaaaatacaacatgttACATAATTCTAAGCTACATAGTtggctatttgtgttgtgttCGTCAAGGGTTCTAGCGCTACAAGCCTTTCCGATGACTCATTGAAGTGCAGTGAAATCAGatttggaaatattaaataatataattcacgTATTTATGTGAGCGTTATTTTTCAGTGATTTTAATATTTGAGTTGTGACCAAAGTGGAGATCAGCGAACATGTTTTACGAATCTCAGATGAGAAACACTAAGGAAATATAAGAATACAGATGACCAGTAACAATAAGCACTGGGCACGATTTCCTTACTGGTTGTCAGTAATAATTGTTTACGATTTTAACACGTACAGTTTCCACAAAttgatgttttttcttttattcaataaTGTCTAAACTTCTTTGAcatgtttctattttaagtttATCATGCGGAATGaatttataattgttgttgttttcagccCCGAAATATTATAATCTCTATATCAGAATGATAAATTTATTAGCTTTTATTGGAGCATAACGATTTTTGTCTTCAAGGTGGAAATAGTGTAACTGAACAAGTACAGCTGTAACCacgttaaccagtgtatttagaGACACAAATAAGTGATTGATAAAACATTGGGAAATcgattaaagtaaacaaaactttgaaCTCCAAAATGTCTTTGCGAAGAAACATCTTTATCAGTTTTAAGAACGCGAACTTTTTGTTGGtagttatttttcagtttgttcttgaaatgtaTCAAGACGTTCTAGgcttaacattttatgtaaacagttcttgtttttttattacatcgACACAAGTTTTTTCAGCACCAATGAAACAAGCTTCATGTAATTTTTTTCGTGCTATTAAGTTCAGAAACACAATCTCCCATCTTGAGCACCAGGAATgatttacataatgtttttttttttcaatgaaaagaCACACCAGACATCagatttatttgaagttaagcctaTCAGAAACCAAGTAGTTCTTATGACACAATTTGTATTGTCCTCCAttgtttaggttttatttcttacttgagATATTTCAGCAAAAAACACGATTTTAAAAATGTCTAATTTCTTTACGGTCTGATACTTTGTTGTacgacattttaaaaacatatattcttCTATTTTCTTCATGTGTaaagcttattttatatttattgtaattttcaagTTCACGAACTTACCCACAGCTTCGATGTCGACAACTGGAATAGAAATCATCAGTTCTGCTGAAGTCTCGAATCACTACGTAATGAAACAGATTTATCGTTCGGTTTAGAGACAAATAAGCTGATGTTACATCTCTAAGAGTATGTTGTTATCACGCCAGTGTTAGTGTCCAATAACAGTTAACGTTATCGGTGATTGGCCAGAATGTACATTTTCAttgagaatattttgtttcttcaacCCAATATTCTGAGGTTACAGAAATACTCTTGGTGTAAACTTACTAGTGCAAAGAGCGCTGAAAATGTGAAAACCTGGTGCACGAGTGTATAAGCGTGACTGGAAATGTATTAACGATAAATGAGCTTAGTAGATTTTGTTTAAAGGACagaaacagtttaaaactgtaataCACAATTGCATAAGTATGATTTACAAAGTTGTATTTATAGACGTGGAAAAGgcgtttttaaaattaattgtctgattcatataaaatatttggatcATTGTTGTTGCTTCAATCAACTCTTTTCGTGACTGGCACTATTTAAACAGGTTTGTTTTGCCGAGCTTGCTCTGACACTAGCTGAGAAGATATTCTAAGGACTCTTCAGAGGAGTTCTGTGTATTTGTATTAGTTCCAAACTTTACATATTTCCATATTTCAATAAATACGTCTCCATCAACGTCAAGCACTGTTAAGTATATCACGTGACAATCTACTCAGACATACGTTGTACTTTGCCCTGTTACAAGGTCACAACCTAACGCGTCATCTGTGAGTAAATTACGGAACTTAAATTGTAACTGTTAATATTAATCAGGTGGaaatttaatgaaactaaatatatatagatatgtctATTCGGGATAAAGTAACTCATTATTAACTTTGGAAAAGTTCGAAAAATTCAAGATTTGTATATACTGACACAAAAATTTTGTTCATTGTAAATTCTATATAACATGCATGCATTTGAAACTTCGATTCAGATTCCGACTAGATATTTATGAAAACCATCCATCAGGCAGTTGATTTATGCGTTCTccatattaattatttgtattcaaatatcTACTTTTATGAAGAAAAAGGTGAAAGTTAAATGATCAGACAAAAATGTTTCAGCTATAAGCTACCCCATGTTAATCTTACTCTGAGTTTAAACATTACTGTTCAACTACTTAAAGAACTTGACATGATTAAATTTACTAATCTgtgaaaaagtaaatttaaatatcaaaacgtTTCAGAAACGTGAGtacatttaatttataactgtcagagttatgttttgttttttgctttccATGAAGAAAAGTTTAGAGCAATTATCTTAAATATGCAAGCTATCATTGATGTTGTTCACTTTGtcattaatgaaatgaaatcatcataagtatcataaatttaatgaaatgaaataaaatgaaatggcaatttcatttgaatacaaatttattagcctaatattaataacctttcacgtTGCTCTGGGGCCTGtgaggccccacttttcgtaggagtgttaatgtcTTGTGAATTTCTTAATCTCGAGGATATAGAGAGCAAACATATAAGTAATAAATCTATAAATAGTGCGAGATGAGCAGGAAAAGTACACTCTGACAAAGACTGTAcgcgtaagaaacaaataaatgtcaCCTAAAAGAGACATTTGGACAGAGAAAGTAGGCCTAACGATTAATATAGCCCCAAAGGTTAATCTGTATTAAAGTGAGATTAACGTTGTTCAAATAGATAGGAAGAATGGTTCATTTCGTAAAAGAGAATTCGAAAGTAATTGAACCTGCCTGTATGTACTTTGAGAAGCAGTAGACGTATATTGCAAGTAGGCCTAAATACGAAAAATGATTTGACGAGCTTAGAAATATATGGAACAACTGTGGTAACTCGATGAAATGTAAGAAAACTCATGTTCGGCCTCATGACACTTGAAATTATATAGtaatttcaataaattacttaattacttcaataattattcaataaatagaataaataaataatacatatttttatttctactttagaGTACAGCATTTGTACAACTAtgattatacagtttttaaagtaaTGATTTTTCCTAAAGAATGGAACATTAATTCAGAGAGACCTAACTGGAGTTTACCCTAAAGTGTCCGGATAAAACGTGTTAGGTTAATATGGAAACTATACATGTACATACTAATtcaagtattttaaagtaaataacaaaactgtgAGTAGCACCACTGTTGTACGTAAAGTTCCTGTCCAAAATACTGAAAAGACAAACTACAATACCTGAGAAAACTGAATAATGTTGGATTTTAATCCTTGCTGAAAAATTTTCAACAGGTTTAGTCACGTAGAAACTACGAAAGCTAAAttcgtaaaaaaaaatcataataacatTTGCTAATAAACGTTAAATACACCAGATATAAGAAAAAGGTTTGAACTTGTCACTGCACATGCTGTCTTCTCCATGGTCAAGTTGGTCTAAATTTTACGTTTTGTAATAGTGTCCATCAGTCCATGAAA comes from Tachypleus tridentatus isolate NWPU-2018 chromosome 12, ASM421037v1, whole genome shotgun sequence and encodes:
- the LOC143233445 gene encoding uncharacterized protein LOC143233445 codes for the protein MISIPVVDIEAVGLKQSGQPSNEAFRKVASEIHQAFSQIGFVYLVNHGISQEQFSAIFQKSREFFLLPLEVKEKYKRLPNHYDGYLSSDKEIHRRRLFLEETPRTHKVQRKCINIKTAVLPSCNRCD